The proteins below come from a single Rhodococcus sp. WMMA185 genomic window:
- a CDS encoding acyl-CoA dehydrogenase family protein, with translation MDFELTDEQKLLRDTTRELLARSYDAEKRNAVTDTEQGWSPQVWKQLAEVGLLGLSFAEEDGGLGAGPVEISAVMTEIGRHLAPEPFLDAVLVPGGLVATAGSKEQRRRILPDVSAGNFLLAFADREPGVRWPSTRVSTSAVPEGDSWTLTGIKNPVLQGGGANALVVTAALPAGGVGLFLVDAGAPGLTRTAYATHDGLRAAQVELSNTPAEPLGEGGDASAAIEAAAVRAQAALCAEAVGAMEEALRLTTEYLKTRKQFGVPIAKFQALTHRAADMYVLLELARSMSLYATMSLADGIVDPVVASRAKLQIGRSARKIGQEAIQMHGGIGMTAEYPVGHYLSRLTAIEHTLGSSDDHLRLLGSSVSLGTVGIN, from the coding sequence ATGGACTTCGAACTGACTGACGAACAGAAGCTGTTGCGCGACACCACTCGCGAGCTGCTCGCGCGTAGCTACGACGCCGAAAAGCGCAATGCGGTAACGGACACCGAGCAGGGCTGGAGCCCGCAAGTGTGGAAGCAACTCGCTGAGGTGGGTTTGCTGGGACTGAGCTTTGCCGAGGAGGACGGCGGACTGGGCGCCGGACCTGTCGAGATCTCAGCGGTCATGACCGAGATCGGTCGCCATCTCGCTCCGGAACCCTTCCTCGATGCGGTGCTTGTGCCGGGCGGTTTGGTCGCGACGGCAGGCAGTAAGGAGCAGCGTCGGCGGATTCTCCCCGACGTGTCCGCCGGCAACTTCCTGCTCGCATTCGCCGACCGGGAGCCTGGTGTGCGCTGGCCGTCCACCCGAGTGTCCACGTCGGCGGTGCCAGAGGGTGATTCCTGGACCCTGACGGGAATCAAGAACCCCGTCTTGCAGGGTGGCGGCGCGAACGCACTCGTCGTCACGGCGGCCCTACCCGCCGGTGGAGTCGGTCTGTTCCTCGTCGATGCCGGCGCACCCGGTCTGACCCGCACCGCGTACGCGACCCACGACGGCCTACGCGCCGCGCAGGTCGAGCTTTCGAATACTCCTGCTGAGCCCCTCGGCGAGGGCGGCGATGCTTCGGCAGCGATCGAGGCTGCCGCCGTCCGAGCACAAGCTGCACTGTGCGCGGAGGCGGTTGGTGCCATGGAGGAAGCGCTGCGACTGACGACCGAGTATCTGAAGACGCGCAAGCAGTTCGGAGTCCCGATCGCGAAGTTCCAGGCCCTCACCCATCGCGCCGCCGACATGTACGTGCTGCTCGAGCTGGCCCGCAGCATGAGCCTCTACGCGACCATGTCGCTGGCCGACGGAATCGTGGACCCGGTGGTGGCATCCCGGGCAAAGCTGCAGATCGGCCGCTCCGCGCGGAAGATCGGGCAGGAGGCGATCCAGATGCACGGTGGGATAGGTATGACCGCCGAGTACCCCGTCGGGCACTATCTCAGCAGGTTGACCGCGATAGAGCACACACTCGGTAGCTCCGACGACCATCTGCGACTGCTCGGGTCATCAGTTTCGCTGGGGACCGTCGGCATCAACTAG
- a CDS encoding acyl-CoA dehydrogenase family protein encodes MNLALTDEELAFRDEMRTFFTTQIPAEIRERYARGEQLGKEGFTEVQRILNANGLATPHWPVEWGGRDWTPVQHHIWLDELQLASVPEPLAFNVGMVGPVIAAFGSQEQKEKFLPPTANLDIWWCQGFSEPEAGSDLASLKTRAVRDGDDYVINGQKTWTTLAQHADWIFCLVRTNPDAPKRQAGISFILVDLATPGVTVRPIKLIDGGYEVNEVFFEDVRVPAENLVGEENQGWSYAKFLLGNERTGVTRLGFSKVRLAQAKERAAEISVGAGTLLEDPLFAARIAELENEIIALELTQLRVVASSADGKPNPASSLLKLRGSELQQATLELLADIAGPDSLPVEAGDGISSPLWAQRTAPTYLNYRKVSIYSGSSEVQRSIIASSILGL; translated from the coding sequence ATGAATCTGGCCTTGACCGACGAGGAGCTGGCGTTCCGCGACGAGATGCGAACGTTCTTCACCACGCAGATTCCGGCAGAGATCCGCGAGCGCTACGCGCGCGGCGAACAGCTCGGGAAAGAAGGCTTCACCGAGGTTCAGCGAATCCTCAATGCGAACGGGTTGGCGACGCCGCACTGGCCTGTGGAATGGGGTGGCAGGGACTGGACGCCGGTGCAGCACCACATCTGGCTCGACGAGTTGCAGCTCGCGTCGGTCCCAGAGCCGCTCGCCTTCAATGTAGGTATGGTCGGACCCGTCATCGCGGCATTCGGTTCGCAGGAGCAGAAGGAGAAGTTTCTTCCCCCGACGGCCAACCTCGACATCTGGTGGTGTCAAGGATTTTCCGAACCGGAGGCCGGTTCAGATCTGGCATCGCTGAAGACGCGTGCCGTCCGAGATGGTGACGACTACGTGATCAACGGCCAGAAGACGTGGACCACTTTGGCGCAGCACGCGGACTGGATCTTCTGTCTCGTCCGCACGAACCCGGATGCACCCAAGCGGCAAGCGGGCATCTCGTTCATTCTCGTGGACCTCGCCACGCCGGGGGTCACTGTGCGCCCGATCAAATTGATCGACGGTGGATACGAGGTCAACGAGGTCTTCTTCGAGGACGTGCGCGTGCCTGCCGAGAACCTTGTCGGCGAGGAGAATCAGGGCTGGAGCTACGCCAAGTTCCTACTCGGAAACGAACGTACCGGTGTCACGCGCCTCGGGTTCTCCAAAGTCCGGCTCGCGCAGGCGAAGGAGCGCGCCGCCGAGATCTCGGTAGGAGCGGGGACGCTTCTCGAAGATCCGTTGTTCGCCGCGCGGATCGCGGAACTCGAGAACGAGATCATTGCGCTCGAACTCACCCAGTTGCGCGTCGTCGCCAGTTCTGCGGACGGCAAGCCGAACCCGGCGTCGTCCCTGTTGAAGCTGCGTGGGTCGGAATTGCAGCAGGCCACACTCGAACTGCTCGCAGACATCGCGGGGCCGGATTCCCTCCCTGTCGAGGCCGGTGATGGCATCTCTTCACCGCTCTGGGCGCAGCGAACCGCCCCCACATACCTGAACTACCGCAAGGTTTCCATCTACAGCGGATCGAGCGAAGTGCAGCGCAGCATCATCGCCTCCTCGATCCTCGGATTGTGA
- a CDS encoding Asp23/Gls24 family envelope stress response protein, translated as MTSDAGAPSRVQFGAGAKSELISSEGRTIIADAVVAKIAGIATREINGVYDVGGGTARAVGALRDRIPGARVNHAQGVAVEVGEKQAAIDIGIVAEYGVALHELAVGIRRNVITAVERMTGLEVTEVNITVFDVILFTESDSESDPDSRPRVQ; from the coding sequence ATGACCAGCGATGCAGGCGCACCGAGTCGTGTGCAATTCGGCGCCGGAGCGAAGTCGGAACTCATCAGTTCCGAAGGCAGGACCATCATCGCTGATGCTGTGGTCGCCAAGATCGCAGGAATCGCCACCCGCGAGATCAATGGTGTCTACGACGTGGGGGGTGGCACTGCTCGTGCTGTCGGCGCACTGCGTGATCGGATCCCGGGCGCCCGCGTCAACCACGCCCAGGGCGTGGCCGTCGAGGTCGGCGAGAAGCAGGCCGCCATCGACATCGGCATCGTCGCCGAGTACGGCGTCGCGTTGCACGAACTGGCGGTCGGTATCCGCCGCAACGTAATTACCGCCGTCGAGCGTATGACGGGACTGGAGGTGACCGAGGTGAACATCACCGTCTTCGACGTCATCCTGTTCACGGAGTCCGATTCCGAATCCGATCCCGACTCCAGGCCGAGGGTGCAGTGA
- a CDS encoding DUF2273 domain-containing protein, translating to MTSTVTGLIVGLLLAIAGILGGFSGFVFAVLLGALGMAVGAHRDGHLDLGAILRSRGRG from the coding sequence ATGACCAGCACAGTCACCGGCCTGATCGTGGGACTACTCCTGGCGATCGCAGGCATCCTCGGCGGATTCAGTGGCTTCGTATTCGCCGTTCTTCTCGGCGCTCTCGGTATGGCCGTGGGCGCGCATCGGGACGGTCACCTCGACCTCGGTGCCATCCTGCGAAGCCGTGGTCGTGGCTGA
- a CDS encoding DUF6286 domain-containing Asp23/Gls24 family envelope stress response protein: MAEFSAANPPAEPDTDAAFDETDSRGTVVIKERAVVKIAVAAALEVPGVVKQSGGLSRFTGRDLPRADVSTGAAAVAINLYIAVRWPCRLDVLNRRLREEVCRRVEQMTGMPVHELNIVVAGTESSAAEELSPDTIYPEQVDSDSSITRAVPLRPRTPRATPAAVPAAVIVAVAALGLAVVAGRELLITRGTLGNAPWIRNTAEWLGRLHWSQWILPVAICSLIVGIVFIVAALKPRPRTHLPLKIGDIPTVWLRPTDLARNCSGHASAVPGVLSAHTTVDRKHVTVRVVRNEAASAAEVSAAVREVVEPTLSLLDTSPELRVQVKP, from the coding sequence GTGGCTGAGTTCTCCGCCGCGAATCCTCCCGCCGAACCCGACACCGACGCGGCGTTCGACGAAACCGATTCGCGCGGAACTGTGGTGATCAAGGAGCGTGCCGTCGTCAAAATTGCCGTCGCGGCAGCGCTCGAAGTTCCCGGCGTCGTGAAACAGTCAGGTGGACTGTCCCGGTTCACTGGGCGAGACCTTCCCCGCGCAGACGTCTCCACGGGCGCCGCCGCTGTTGCCATCAATCTCTACATCGCTGTGAGGTGGCCGTGCCGACTCGACGTCCTCAATCGCCGACTGCGCGAGGAAGTTTGCCGTCGGGTCGAACAGATGACCGGGATGCCGGTGCACGAACTCAATATTGTTGTCGCTGGAACAGAATCTTCTGCCGCCGAGGAACTTTCGCCCGATACCATATATCCCGAGCAAGTCGATTCGGATTCGTCGATCACTCGGGCGGTACCGCTTCGGCCACGCACGCCGCGAGCCACACCTGCCGCCGTTCCAGCGGCCGTCATCGTAGCTGTGGCAGCCCTGGGCCTCGCGGTCGTTGCCGGCCGTGAACTTCTCATCACCCGGGGCACGCTCGGCAATGCGCCCTGGATCCGCAACACCGCCGAGTGGCTGGGGCGCCTGCATTGGTCCCAGTGGATACTCCCCGTAGCGATTTGCTCGCTCATCGTGGGGATCGTATTCATCGTCGCAGCCCTCAAGCCCCGACCGCGCACGCACCTGCCGCTGAAGATCGGTGACATCCCGACGGTGTGGCTACGACCCACCGACCTGGCCCGCAACTGTAGCGGCCACGCCAGCGCCGTACCGGGCGTGCTGTCGGCGCACACAACGGTGGACCGCAAGCATGTCACGGTGCGTGTAGTGCGCAACGAGGCAGCATCCGCCGCAGAAGTCTCCGCCGCCGTCCGCGAGGTGGTCGAACCGACGTTGTCCTTGCTTGACACCTCCCCCGAGCTGCGAGTGCAGGTGAAGCCGTGA
- the tuf gene encoding elongation factor Tu, with protein sequence MAKAKFERTKPHVNIGTIGHVDHGKTTLTAAITKVLHEAYPDLNEASAFDEIDKAPEEKARGITINISHVEYQTEKRHYAHVDAPGHADYIKNMITGAAQMDGAILVVAATDGPMPQTREHVLLARQVGVPYILVALNKADMVDDEEILELVEMEVRELLAGQEFDEEAPIVRVSGLKALEGDPEWSKSILELMAAVDESIPDPVRETEKPFLMPVEDVFTITGRGTVVTGRIERGVINVNEEVEIVGIREDKTKTTVTGIEMFRKLLDSGQAGDNVGLLVRGIKREDVERGQVVVKPGTTTPHTEFEGQAYILSKDEGGRHTPFFNNYRPQFYFRTTDVTGVVTLPEGTEMVMPGDNTEMSVKLIQPVAMDEGLRFAIREGGRTVGAGKVTKIIK encoded by the coding sequence GTGGCGAAGGCGAAGTTCGAGCGGACGAAGCCGCACGTGAACATCGGCACCATCGGTCACGTCGACCACGGCAAGACCACGCTGACCGCGGCCATCACCAAGGTTCTGCACGAGGCATACCCGGATCTCAACGAGGCCTCGGCCTTCGACGAGATCGACAAGGCTCCTGAGGAGAAGGCTCGCGGTATCACGATCAACATCTCGCATGTTGAGTACCAGACCGAGAAGCGCCACTACGCTCACGTCGACGCTCCCGGTCACGCCGACTACATCAAGAACATGATCACCGGTGCGGCGCAGATGGACGGTGCCATCCTCGTGGTCGCGGCCACCGACGGCCCGATGCCGCAGACGCGCGAGCACGTGCTGCTCGCCCGCCAGGTCGGTGTTCCGTACATCCTGGTCGCGCTGAACAAGGCTGACATGGTCGACGACGAGGAAATCCTCGAACTCGTCGAGATGGAGGTCCGTGAGCTCCTCGCAGGCCAGGAGTTCGACGAGGAAGCCCCGATCGTTCGCGTCTCGGGCCTGAAGGCACTCGAGGGCGACCCGGAGTGGAGCAAGAGCATCCTCGAGCTCATGGCCGCCGTCGACGAGTCCATCCCGGACCCCGTCCGCGAGACCGAGAAGCCGTTCCTCATGCCCGTCGAGGACGTCTTCACGATCACCGGTCGTGGCACGGTCGTCACCGGTCGTATCGAGCGCGGTGTCATCAACGTGAACGAGGAGGTGGAGATCGTCGGTATCCGCGAGGACAAGACGAAGACCACCGTCACGGGTATCGAGATGTTCCGCAAGCTCCTCGACTCGGGCCAGGCCGGTGACAACGTCGGTCTGCTCGTTCGTGGTATCAAGCGCGAGGACGTCGAGCGTGGCCAGGTTGTCGTCAAGCCCGGCACCACCACCCCGCACACCGAGTTCGAGGGCCAGGCATACATCCTGTCCAAGGACGAGGGTGGCCGCCACACGCCGTTCTTCAACAACTACCGTCCGCAGTTCTACTTCCGCACCACGGACGTGACGGGTGTTGTGACGCTGCCCGAGGGCACCGAGATGGTCATGCCCGGTGACAACACCGAGATGTCCGTCAAGCTGATCCAGCCGGTCGCCATGGACGAGGGTCTGCGCTTCGCGATCCGTGAAGGTGGCCGCACCGTCGGCGCCGGCAAGGTCACGAAGATCATCAAGTAG
- the fusA gene encoding elongation factor G has protein sequence MAQEVLTDLNKVRNIGIMAHIDAGKTTTTERILYYTGVNYKIGETHDGASTTDWMEQEKERGITITSAAVTCFWNNNQINIIDTPGHVDFTVEVERSLRVLDGAVAVFDGKEGVEPQSEQVWRQAAKYDVPRICFVNKMDKMGADFYFTVQTIIDRLGAKPLVLQLPIGAEDDFDGVVDLVEMKAITWRGTVAIGAEPTIEEIPADLADKAAEYREKLLETVAESDEKLMEKYFAGEELSIEEIKGAIRKMTVASELYPVLCGSAFKNKGVQPMLDAVIDYLPNPLDIGNVEGHALNKEDEILTRTPSKDEPFSALAFKIAAHPFFGKLTFVRVYSGRIEPGAQVMNATKGKKERIGKLFQMHANKENPVDEAVAGHIYAMIGLKDTTTGDTLCDQSNPIVLESMSFPDPVIQVSIEPKTKSDQEKLGTAIQKLAEEDPTFSVELDDETGQTVIGGMGELHLDILVDRMRREFKVEANVGKPQVAYRETITKTVDKHEFTHKKQTGGSGQFAKVIIALEPFVGEDGATYEFENKVTGGRVPREYIPSVDAGAQDAMQYGVLAGYPLVNMKLTLLDGAYHDVDSSEMAFKVAGSQALKEAARKAGPVILEPLMAVEVTTPEEYMGDVIGDLNSRRGQIQAMEERSGARVVKALVPLSEMFGYIGDLRSKTQGRANFSMVFDSYAEVPSNVSKEIIAKATGE, from the coding sequence GTGGCACAGGAAGTGCTGACCGACCTGAACAAGGTCCGCAACATCGGCATCATGGCGCACATCGACGCCGGCAAGACGACGACCACTGAGCGGATCCTGTACTACACCGGTGTCAACTACAAGATCGGTGAGACGCACGACGGCGCGTCGACGACGGACTGGATGGAACAGGAGAAGGAACGCGGCATCACGATCACCTCTGCCGCGGTGACCTGCTTCTGGAACAACAACCAGATCAACATCATCGACACCCCCGGGCACGTCGATTTCACCGTCGAGGTGGAGCGTTCGCTCCGCGTTCTCGACGGTGCCGTTGCCGTGTTCGACGGCAAAGAGGGTGTCGAGCCCCAGTCGGAGCAGGTGTGGCGTCAGGCCGCCAAGTACGACGTTCCGCGCATCTGTTTCGTCAACAAGATGGACAAGATGGGCGCGGACTTCTACTTCACGGTCCAGACCATCATCGACCGTCTGGGCGCGAAGCCGCTCGTCCTGCAGTTGCCGATCGGCGCCGAGGACGACTTCGACGGCGTCGTCGACCTGGTCGAGATGAAGGCCATCACTTGGCGCGGCACAGTCGCCATCGGTGCAGAGCCCACCATCGAGGAGATCCCGGCCGATCTGGCTGACAAGGCTGCCGAGTACCGCGAGAAGCTGCTCGAGACGGTCGCCGAGTCCGACGAGAAGCTCATGGAGAAGTACTTCGCCGGTGAGGAACTCAGCATCGAGGAGATCAAGGGCGCCATCCGCAAGATGACGGTCGCCTCTGAGCTGTACCCGGTTCTGTGTGGTTCCGCGTTCAAGAACAAGGGCGTTCAGCCCATGCTCGACGCGGTCATCGACTACCTGCCGAACCCGCTGGACATCGGCAACGTCGAGGGTCACGCACTGAACAAAGAGGACGAAATCCTCACGCGCACGCCGAGCAAGGACGAGCCGTTCTCGGCTCTGGCCTTCAAGATCGCCGCACACCCGTTCTTCGGCAAGCTGACCTTCGTCCGTGTGTACTCGGGGCGGATCGAGCCCGGCGCCCAGGTCATGAACGCGACCAAGGGCAAGAAGGAGCGCATCGGAAAGCTCTTCCAGATGCACGCCAACAAGGAGAACCCGGTCGACGAGGCCGTGGCCGGCCACATCTACGCGATGATCGGCTTGAAGGACACCACCACCGGTGACACCCTCTGCGATCAGAGCAACCCGATCGTGCTCGAGTCGATGAGCTTCCCGGACCCGGTCATCCAGGTTTCGATCGAGCCCAAGACCAAGTCCGACCAGGAGAAGCTGGGCACCGCGATCCAGAAGCTCGCCGAAGAGGATCCGACGTTCTCCGTCGAACTCGACGACGAGACCGGTCAGACCGTCATCGGTGGCATGGGTGAACTCCACCTCGACATCCTCGTCGACCGCATGCGTCGCGAATTCAAGGTCGAGGCCAACGTCGGCAAGCCGCAGGTCGCGTACCGCGAGACCATCACCAAGACCGTCGACAAGCACGAATTCACCCACAAGAAGCAGACCGGTGGTTCGGGCCAGTTCGCCAAGGTGATCATCGCGCTCGAGCCCTTCGTGGGTGAGGACGGCGCTACCTACGAGTTCGAGAACAAGGTCACCGGTGGCCGCGTTCCGCGTGAGTACATCCCCTCCGTGGACGCGGGTGCGCAGGACGCCATGCAGTACGGCGTTCTCGCCGGCTACCCGCTGGTGAACATGAAGCTGACGTTGCTCGACGGCGCATACCACGACGTCGACTCGTCGGAAATGGCCTTCAAGGTGGCTGGTTCGCAGGCGCTGAAGGAAGCCGCCCGCAAGGCCGGCCCGGTCATTCTCGAGCCGCTCATGGCTGTCGAGGTCACCACACCCGAGGAGTACATGGGTGATGTGATCGGCGACTTGAACTCCCGCCGTGGCCAGATCCAGGCCATGGAGGAACGCAGTGGTGCCCGTGTCGTGAAGGCGCTGGTTCCGCTCTCGGAGATGTTCGGTTACATCGGTGATCTGCGGTCGAAGACGCAGGGCCGGGCGAACTTCTCCATGGTGTTCGATTCCTACGCAGAGGTTCCCTCGAACGTCTCGAAGGAGATCATCGCCAAGGCGACCGGCGAGTAA
- the rpsG gene encoding 30S ribosomal protein S7, protein MPRKGPAPKRPLINDPVYGSPLVTQLVNKILLDGKKSTAERIVYQALEQAREKTGTDPVVTLKRALDNVKPALEVRSRRVGGATYQVPVEVRPGRSTTLALRWLVTFSRARREKTMVERLANELLDASNGLGAAVKRREDTHKMAEANKAFAHYRW, encoded by the coding sequence ATGCCACGTAAGGGCCCCGCTCCGAAGCGTCCCCTCATCAACGACCCGGTCTACGGGTCGCCGCTGGTAACCCAGCTGGTCAACAAGATTCTGCTGGACGGCAAGAAGTCCACCGCCGAGCGCATCGTGTACCAAGCTCTCGAGCAGGCACGCGAGAAGACGGGTACCGACCCGGTCGTGACGCTCAAGCGCGCGCTGGACAACGTCAAGCCGGCACTCGAGGTGCGCAGCCGCCGTGTCGGTGGCGCCACCTACCAGGTGCCGGTCGAGGTTCGGCCCGGTCGTTCGACCACGCTGGCACTGCGCTGGCTGGTCACCTTCTCTCGCGCACGCCGTGAGAAGACCATGGTCGAGCGTCTCGCCAATGAACTCCTCGACGCCAGCAACGGCCTCGGTGCCGCTGTGAAGCGCCGCGAGGACACTCACAAGATGGCCGAAGCCAACAAGGCATTCGCCCACTACCGCTGGTGA
- the rpsL gene encoding 30S ribosomal protein S12: protein MPTINQLVRKGRRDKAAKVKTAALKGSPQRRGVCTRVYTTTPKKPNSALRKVARVRLTSSVEVTAYIPGEGHNLQEHSMVLVRGGRVKDLPGVRYKIIRGSLDTQGVKGRKQARSRYGAKKEKS from the coding sequence ATGCCAACCATCAATCAGTTGGTCCGAAAGGGCCGCCGCGACAAGGCCGCCAAGGTCAAGACGGCAGCCCTGAAGGGCAGTCCGCAGCGCCGTGGCGTGTGCACCCGCGTGTACACCACCACCCCGAAGAAGCCGAACTCCGCGCTTCGTAAGGTCGCGCGTGTGCGCCTGACCAGCTCTGTCGAGGTCACCGCCTACATCCCCGGTGAGGGTCACAACCTGCAGGAGCACTCGATGGTGCTCGTTCGCGGTGGTCGTGTGAAGGACCTCCCTGGTGTTCGGTACAAGATCATCCGCGGCTCCCTCGACACCCAGGGTGTCAAGGGTCGCAAGCAGGCACGCAGCCGCTACGGCGCCAAGAAGGAGAAGAGCTGA
- a CDS encoding carboxymuconolactone decarboxylase family protein — MTSTHINPAETRDERFARGSEILASLHGEGGRNVLDSLAEVSPELVHQIGAWAFGDIYSRPELSLRDRQLLTLGMLAALGGCEPQLTVHINAALNVGLKPEEIVEAFLHSAIYCGMPKAMNATFVAKSVFADRGILPAT; from the coding sequence ATGACTTCGACGCACATCAACCCTGCAGAGACCCGCGACGAACGGTTCGCCCGCGGCTCGGAAATCCTGGCTTCCCTGCACGGCGAGGGTGGCCGAAACGTCCTCGACTCACTCGCCGAAGTCTCCCCTGAACTCGTTCATCAGATCGGAGCCTGGGCGTTCGGCGACATCTACAGCCGGCCCGAACTCTCACTCCGGGATCGACAACTGTTGACCCTCGGGATGCTCGCCGCCCTCGGCGGCTGCGAACCACAACTGACCGTCCATATCAACGCTGCACTCAACGTCGGCCTGAAACCGGAAGAGATCGTCGAAGCATTCCTGCACTCGGCCATCTACTGCGGAATGCCGAAAGCAATGAACGCCACCTTTGTCGCCAAAAGCGTCTTCGCAGATCGCGGGATCCTTCCGGCGACCTAG
- a CDS encoding DUF3558 domain-containing protein → MSVNVATRRIRRAVRVVAATAAVGLIAGCGSSIQGSPRAEGESSPGDNEQFTALLEECSAVTEGQIAQTVGADAIERGFFGAICRWDTIGSNGPAKVTFNWFETGSLDTEKETGEKLGYAVESSTVQGNRSLVMRPPDDPGSCGVTVGSPSGGVVGWWVQFTAAAADPCDAASTLAELTVNRSI, encoded by the coding sequence ATGAGCGTGAACGTAGCCACTCGCCGGATTCGGCGCGCCGTGCGGGTAGTCGCCGCGACGGCCGCAGTCGGGTTGATTGCCGGATGCGGGTCGTCGATCCAGGGATCCCCCCGGGCCGAAGGAGAATCGTCGCCCGGTGACAACGAGCAATTCACCGCACTGCTCGAGGAATGCAGTGCGGTGACCGAGGGGCAGATTGCGCAGACGGTGGGCGCCGACGCGATTGAACGCGGCTTCTTCGGTGCGATCTGTCGCTGGGACACGATCGGGTCCAACGGACCCGCGAAGGTCACGTTCAACTGGTTCGAGACGGGATCCCTCGATACCGAGAAGGAGACCGGCGAGAAGTTGGGCTATGCCGTGGAGTCGTCAACTGTCCAGGGCAACAGGTCCCTGGTGATGCGCCCTCCGGATGATCCAGGTTCGTGCGGTGTGACAGTCGGATCGCCGTCCGGCGGGGTCGTCGGTTGGTGGGTTCAGTTCACAGCCGCGGCGGCGGATCCTTGCGATGCAGCATCGACTCTCGCTGAATTGACGGTCAACCGGAGCATTTAG
- a CDS encoding DUF3558 domain-containing protein, producing the protein MGLKRGALVLVAASAVLAGCAEAVDDSGTEAAPPRVVTDPGPFFGQCGSVTDEEVAEEFGMPPFTAVTRNSVGCEWEVAGVGGPSVTFSWYRGSPIGRERAGSEMIGRPASAIDVQGHPGFIASSGGILCELGVEFGGDFIHWSVMYADARPAADPCTVARNLAELSVSRAV; encoded by the coding sequence ATGGGCCTAAAAAGGGGAGCGCTCGTCCTGGTTGCCGCCTCGGCGGTCCTGGCCGGCTGCGCGGAGGCCGTCGACGATTCGGGCACCGAAGCCGCGCCGCCACGTGTGGTGACCGATCCGGGGCCGTTCTTCGGCCAGTGCGGTTCCGTCACCGATGAAGAGGTGGCCGAGGAGTTCGGGATGCCACCGTTCACCGCGGTGACCCGCAATTCGGTCGGTTGTGAATGGGAGGTGGCGGGAGTCGGCGGACCCAGCGTGACGTTTTCGTGGTACCGCGGCAGTCCCATCGGCCGCGAGCGTGCCGGGTCCGAGATGATCGGCAGGCCTGCTTCTGCAATCGACGTTCAGGGGCATCCAGGATTCATCGCGTCGTCGGGCGGGATCTTGTGTGAGCTCGGTGTGGAGTTCGGTGGCGATTTCATCCACTGGTCGGTGATGTATGCGGATGCACGACCGGCGGCCGATCCCTGCACGGTGGCCCGCAATCTTGCTGAACTGAGCGTCTCGAGGGCGGTATGA
- a CDS encoding TetR/AcrR family transcriptional regulator produces MTSEPKQDRSRVTRRHLLEETIDCLAEQGWAATTVSLVAQRAGVSRGAAQHHFPTREDLFTAALEVMFEARMEQARREATDLPTGAGRTEAVVSRLVEYYTGTLFKAALQVWTAAAADPELRARILPLEERFGRVAHRTAVEHLGFDDGDPIAHGLVQATLDLARGLGLADVLTDDSKRRAEVVRNWAAQLDAALPRGESAEPPCDRATRDVSGAERGGR; encoded by the coding sequence ATGACCAGCGAACCGAAGCAGGACCGTAGCCGGGTCACGCGACGACACCTTCTCGAGGAAACCATCGATTGTCTCGCCGAACAGGGTTGGGCGGCCACGACGGTCAGCCTCGTGGCTCAGCGTGCCGGTGTGTCGCGCGGCGCGGCCCAGCACCACTTCCCCACGCGTGAAGACCTCTTCACGGCGGCACTCGAGGTCATGTTCGAGGCTCGGATGGAGCAGGCGCGCCGCGAGGCCACCGATCTCCCAACCGGGGCGGGTCGTACGGAGGCGGTGGTGTCGAGGCTCGTCGAGTACTACACGGGAACCCTGTTCAAGGCGGCGCTACAGGTGTGGACGGCGGCGGCCGCAGACCCCGAACTCCGGGCGCGGATTTTGCCGCTCGAGGAACGGTTCGGCCGGGTCGCGCACCGCACCGCCGTCGAACACCTAGGGTTCGATGACGGGGATCCGATCGCACACGGTCTGGTGCAGGCCACCCTCGACCTCGCCCGCGGACTCGGCCTCGCGGACGTACTCACGGACGATTCGAAGCGGCGTGCCGAGGTCGTACGCAATTGGGCGGCGCAGTTGGACGCTGCGCTACCGCGAGGTGAGTCGGCAGAGCCGCCGTGCGACCGGGCCACCCGCGACGTATCGGGCGCCGAGCGAGGAGGTCGGTAG